In Triplophysa rosa linkage group LG18, Trosa_1v2, whole genome shotgun sequence, a genomic segment contains:
- the pcgf5b gene encoding polycomb group RING finger protein 5-B, translating into MTSQRKHLVKDFNHFITCYICKGYLIKPTTVTECLHTFCKSCIVQHFEDSNECPKCAIQVHETNPLEMLRLDNSLEEIIFKLVPGLREKEQQQEKEFWRRNKSKENIDEGSPICKKARLDEEEDDKGDGDYHRSDPQIAICLDCLRNNGQMGESIVKGLMKKFIRCSTRVTVGTIKKFLSLKLKLPSSYELDILCNGEIMGKDHTMEFIYMTRWRLRGENVYPMVLEYRPRIDFG; encoded by the exons ATGACATCACAGAGAAAACACCTGGTGAAGGATTTCAACCATTTCATCACCTGTTACATCTGTAAAGGATACCTGATTAAGCCCACCACCGTGACAGAGTGCTTGCACACCT TTTGTAAAAGCTGCATAGTCCAGCATTTTGAAGACAGCAATGAGTGCCCCAAATGTGCTATCCAGGTTCATGAAACAAATCCCCTGGAGATGTTAAG GTTGGACAACAGTTTAGAAGAAATCATATTCAAACTTGTGCCTGGTCTCAGAGAAA AGGAACAGCAGCAAGAAAAAGAATTCTGGAGAAGAAACAAGTCAAAAGAAAACATTGATG AGGGCAGCCCTATATGTAAGAAAGCCAGACTAGATGAAGAAGAGGATGATAAAGGTGATGGAGACTACCACAGAAGTGATCCTCAGATAGCCATCTGTCTCGACTGCTTGCGCAACAATGGCCAGATGGGAGAGAGCATTGTTAAG GGGTTAATGAAGAAATTTATTCGCTGCTCGACAAGAGTGACTGTTGGGACGATCAAGAAGTTTCTAAGTCTAAAGTTAAAGCTTCCAAGTTCTTATGAG CTAGACATTCTATGCAATGGTGAGATCATGGGCAAGGACCACACCATGGAGTTCATCTACATGACCCGTTGGAGGCTTCGGGGGGAAAAC
- the ankrd1b gene encoding ankyrin repeat domain-containing protein 1b → MIKSYLARGADPNACDNFNRTALHRACSEGNVEIVKVLLEAGASIENKDKLQATEVHCACRGGSLPVLEALLNHGAKLDSRDKLGSTPLHVAVRTGNYACAEHLVHCGADVNAKDVEGDTPMHDAVKLNRFKFIQLLLLHRADLKHKNFEGKSPMDYVCDWQNGAKSLFDNIKDEKKLEACT, encoded by the exons ATGATCAAGAGTTACCTTGCCAGGGGTGCAGATCCAAATGCTTGTGACAAT TTTAACCGAACAGCTCTACACCGAGCTTGCTCAGAAGGCAACGTTGAGATTGTGAAAGTGCTTTTGGAGGCAGGAGCCTCAATAGAAAATAAGGACAAG CTTCAAGCAACTGAAGTTCACTGTGCTTGTCGTGGTGGAAGCTTGCCTGTGCTTGAGGCACTACTTAACCATGGCGCAAAGCTGGATTCAAGAGACAAG CTTGGCAGCACACCCCTTCACGTGGCTGTGAGAACAGGAAACTACGCATGCGCCGAACATCTCGTTCACTGTGGAGCAGATGTCAACGCAAAAGACGTT GAGGGCGATACACCAATGCATGATGCAGTGAAACTGAACCGCTTCAAATTCATACAGCTTCTTCTGTTGCACAGGGCAGACTTGAAACACAAAAATTTT GAGGGAAAGTCACCTATGGACTATGTTTGTGATTGGCAGAATGGAGCTAAAAGCCTCTTTGACAATATTAAGGATGAAAAAAAACTAGAAGCCTgtacatag